The genomic DNA GGGGAACCCGAAGTAGAAACCGAAGTTCTGCATGAACTTCAGCTCCTTGCGACCCATGTTGTAGAAGATGTCCTTCAGCACCGCCGGGTTGTTCGTCAGGTACCGGATCACCATGAGCTTGGCGTCGATGTAGTCGTCGATGTTCTCGCCGATGGTCGACGTGATCTTCCGGACGTCCTTGGGCAGCGAGGCGGAGACGCGGCGGTACACGAGGAGCTTGACGTCCTCGGGCAGGGAGTACCACAGGCGCGGATTCTCGCGCTGCATCACGGATTCGACGATCGACGGGATCATCGGCAGCGACGCCCGCGTGAGCACTTCGGAGACGTGCTCCGGATCCATCACTTCGTAGAACTCGGCGATACTGCCCACTTTGTTGAGCGACTTGTCGACGGCGATGCTCGCCATCTTCTCCGCTCGGGAGGGCACGATCCCCTGCCAGCCGACGCGGCCGTCGGGCTGGATCGCGGGGATCACCTGGACGCGCCGCGGGAGCAGCGGATAGAGCGTGGCCATGCCGGGCACCTTGACGCCGTAGAACTTCTTCGGCTCGAACAGCATGAGAATGCCGGTCCAGTTGGTGATGTAGCCGATGATGCCGGTGAACAGCGGAACGGTGATGAGGTGCTGGATCAGGTTCGCATCCATCGCACGCCTCCCGCACCGAGGCGTCCCGTCGAGCTCACCACAGGTCGTCCACCTTTCCCCGTCCGACAACATTCGCGCTCACGGTACTCAAGATTGTGAGAGGATTACGCCTCCAATCGATCACTGTGACCAGATGAACACGCCGGAGCGACGCGTCATTCACACAGTAAAGATCCAATCCCCCGTCGCCACATCGCGTTCCTCCAGATTCGCGATGGACCCGGGTTGGGAGTCCATCACCACGACGGGACAGATGGCACTCAACCCCTGGTCGCGAATCCCTTGCGGGGAGAACGAGATCAGCGG from Tsukamurella paurometabola includes the following:
- a CDS encoding DUF445 domain-containing protein → MDANLIQHLITVPLFTGIIGYITNWTGILMLFEPKKFYGVKVPGMATLYPLLPRRVQVIPAIQPDGRVGWQGIVPSRAEKMASIAVDKSLNKVGSIAEFYEVMDPEHVSEVLTRASLPMIPSIVESVMQRENPRLWYSLPEDVKLLVYRRVSASLPKDVRKITSTIGENIDDYIDAKLMVIRYLTNNPAVLKDIFYNMGRKELKFMQNFGFYFGFPMGFLLVALLHFFPYWWLLPLGGIVIGYVVNYIGILMIFEPIHPTWWVPWKQGLFLKRKKEIAEQYAIVMADKVITIENICDELLHGPRSDRTRATVESVLRESIDNAAGWARGFVKLSVGSEAYDRVPQLVGAEALKVAQATVSEPQFVAEQQTKVREFVIERMNKLSPEDLSELLRSAIKQDEWLLFLHGAVLGSFAGFLHLAIFGV